The genomic window AAGTTAGGGCGATTATAACTTTGTTTGATAAGTATAAAAACAATCCTAAGTATTTAAAAGTTAACATATAACAGATTATACCGTTTAACTGTATCATCAGTTTGCTTGTTCAATTCATTATTCTTGATCGTCCATTTTATGCGGAATATTCATCATGAAGTTGAATGTAGGTATGGACTCCAAACGTGATAACTTTGTTGGAGGCCTTGTTGACAGTACTTCAGTATGGATTACTGTTAATTCATGCTTATGCTCAAGACAAACGTTGGCCCTATATTTCTCTACCTATGTATGTGCTTcagtttgtttcaagttttagAATCAAAATTTCACAATCCTCAAATTTTGACATATCTATTCTTACACCTCATTTTATATAGTGCAAGAGATGAGAGGCCAGAAGATTGGGTTCCGGAAGAGATTCCTAGACAAAAGTCCCTTGAGACAGTGGAGTGCTCTGAGATAACTCATTTTAATGAAGAGAACAGGGACACTGTTGATATTTTTTCCATTCATTCAGAAAACTCAAGAGGTAGCTGTTCCATCTTAATGTAGTGAATTTTGGCTTTACTTTTCCAATGTGTTCTTCTCCTGAAATAATTTGCTTAGCATGAGAAACATTCTGAAATGTAAGAATAATCTAATGTCACAATGTTTATAATTTGCAGATACATACGTAAGAGTACCACAAACAGACGATGCAGAAAATTCTGGCAAATTTATGGAAACAGAGCTTGAGGATACCTGTTTGCTTACTATTTGGAGACAGCAATTTGTGGATGCACTGACGGTACTTTATTTTATAGTGTTTGTGTGTCTTTAAGATTAAATGCTGATATCATAGATTCAAGAATGAACAACAACCACAACCAATTGGTGTAGTTAGGCTCCGGCTCTTCAAAATCCACAATTCTTTTAGAACTATTTAAAGCAAGGTCTCATCAGAGATTCGTTAACATTGTTTGTAAGACTGTTACTAACTTACAATGGTTTATTTAATCATAGAATTTTGTGGATATGAAGGCTTGCTTATAGTGCAGGCCTCTTATGATGAGATTTTGAAGTACatcatttactttttttattcaataaattaattatgtgattgtttgttatcaataaaatttactagaaaatcaattgaaaattttaatattattgcaaATCAAAGCAGAAGAGAGGCCTCATGGAGTTTACAGGATCTattgaatattattttccaACTTCACTGAATCAGTATGTGTTGGTGATTCCACACTAAGAAATTACGAACAGGAAATTGTTAATTTGAAATTCTTAACTAGTCAAGCTAAATTTCTTAATGAAAAATCCATATTGTTACTTTACGTAGTTATAAATTTGAGATGTTGATTACCTTGCCCTTATTGTTGAATTTAGGACTTGGATAGAAAGTTGCTTAATGAAATGCATAAAATTAGAAGTTATTCATTGTAAAAAACGATGCAAAGTTTGGAGGCGGTTTGGATAATTGAGAAATTTACTGATGCTGCATCCTTTGATAATAAAGAGATGCATTAGTTTATGAAtggataaataaaaatttatttgaattataaatttataatggaaggattaaaaaatacattaaaccTATTTGCTAATGCATGTCTTTAGTAAAGAGATGCATCAGTTTATGAACATTAGTTCACTAATAAAGAGTACTTATATCGTCGATTGCTGATGACAGGTCTGTAATTTTTTTCAACAGGTGGAGAGCCAAAAATCTAAAAAGATGGACAATATCTATACCCGCATAGCTAAAATTTTCTGGCAGTTGTTGCTTTTACCATGGAGATTTATGTTTGCTTTTGTTCCCCCATGCCATATTGCTCATGGTTGGATTTCTTTCATTTGCTCTCTGATTTTCATCAGTGGGATAGCTTACATTGTGACTAAGATAACAGATCTTATAAGTTGTGTCACAGGTTTTCCTTCTTGCTCAATGATATTCCAATCCACTTTCTTTACATTTCATTATACATTTAAGGTTGCCTTGTTAATTACTTTGTTCATCCTTCTTTATCTCTTTAACAGGAATAAATGCCTACGTCATAGCATTTACAGCACTAGCCGGTGGAACCTCATGGCCTGATTTAGTGGCGAGCAAGATTGCTGCTGAACGTCAAAAAACAGCAGACTCTGCAATTGCAAACATCACTTGCAGGTTTTCATCTCAACATACATATTTTTATTGCTTTTGGTCACATGTCATAATTACATCATGATTTTTCTTAAATCATTTCTTGAAGGatattaataattaacaaaattcattGAGTCATTTCCCTGAAATTCATTGAGTCagcttttgattttttggtaattttttagTTTACCCTGAAGGTATTGAAAGGAGTTTATAACATCTAGTGTGGTTCAACCCCTTATGGACTTGAATACCCATTTCTAACATCTCAtactaatttaaaataaaatttcatcagtattattatttttttatggaatacATTGATCAGTATTATTAGATTCTACGGTCTTAAATATAACTGTCATGGAGTTGGTATATCGAAATTTACTGAAGTATCTCAGCAAACTAtgtataattttatgttatgatATTATCATAgtgaaaattaaaatgttaattccatataaaatatttttcacaaaGATGTTCTCTAATTCTTGAGAATTATGAACATAGGTGAACTGGTCgtgcatttatttatttgctaaGATGAAATTTAATTGAAAGGCAAAAGCACTACTCAGACCtgatttttgttattgaaatgtaTTGAGACCAGTGAGTACATTTTTTGAATGTGACAGGATCAAATTTCCATCATGTCAAACTctgtaatttaaaaaaaaaaaaaaactacattcatGACAATTAGAGATCATTCAATATGTATGTGGAATACACAGATCTGAGTATTTAGGTTATTTTGTTGGCCTGCCAAATCCTTGTTTTATGACGAATCTTTATAAAGTTGATGAGCATTGAGCTCAATCTAACttaatcatttattatttttgcagTAATTCAGTGAATATATATGTCGGCATTGGTGTTCCATGGCTTATAGATACTTTGTACAATTTCATAGCATATAGAGAACCTCTTCGAATCCAAAATGCAGGGGGACTTAGCTTTTCATTGATTGTTTTCTTTGCCACTTCTGTTGGATGTATATCAGTTTTGGTTCTTAGGCGTATAGTTTTTGGCGCAGAGCTTGGAGGACCAAGGCTTTGGGCATGGATTACCTGCGCATTTTTCATGCTGCTCTGGGTTATTTTTGTTGTACTGTCTTCACTTAAGGTTTCTGGATTCATTTAGGATTGTATTTGGGAAACATTTTCAGTCCCTTAATTTATCAGACACACCATCATTCTTTGTTCATTGTTGCATGGCATGTGTGTGTATATGTGCGCGTGTTTCCTGAGTGCCCTCTCTTATCGTCATTACTATTCCTCCTTCCCTCATGTACTGCCATACCTCAgctttataaataaataaaaaatccttTTAGTTTGATGTATTACATACCCATATATTTTTTGCTggagtttttctttcttttaattttgtatagaaTTGGGgcaatgtttttcttttacaaggACAAGAATATATAATCACGATGTTTGAGTTGTAGCACAATTTTTCTATTCAATAAAGTCTATTTCTTGAATCCTTTCACCCCTCTTTAGCATTATTAGTGTGACTTATGATTGTATGTTTCTTCAATATAAAAGTTTTAACCCTAAATCAATACATTAATTCAGAGTTGATTGTTAATTTGAAATTATGAGAGATATAGTTTAAATCACAACTTTGCAAAACTAGTCGACTATTCAATGTTCATTAGGAAAACTTGTTTAAATTTTATCCAACTAATCAGATTTCAAGAATGAATGAGCTCTCAAATGATGTACTATCATATAAAAAACAGCGCTGCTCTTTCTTACTAAGAGTAGCATTCACGATCACGAAACACAAGAACGTCCGTGGCTCACGTGCATATCTAGATAAGAAGCAGAATGCGCCATCACCTACAGCCCTTTCCTCTGCCGGGGACTTCCACGAAATGAAAACGGGCGGCATCGTCGTATGCTCGACATTGGTTGCCCTAGTTTATATCCCGGAGTACTCCTATGGCCGATCTGTCACCCAACCTACCAGTCCATGAGGCCATaacttttgattttattttttttatcataaatataTACCAAACTCTGGAattctttaaataaaacaataataaaatattcaaaagtgAAGCACCACCCCGTCCACTCCTCCGGAATCGGAAGCACCGTTGTATACAGTATCAGGTAGATAGTAACGCAGAATCAGTAAACAGAAACACCAACAAGTACTAGGCTATGGGTTAGGAAGAAAAATAGATTTAGGTGCCAGCAATTTTCCTAACATGAATTTACCAAGAAAgatttaaaaatttcataaatcaCAACTTTCATTTCAGACTCTAAATTCAGCAACTCCTACTAACTatatcttcttcatcaactttAATTTCATCAACAATACGAACACTCTAATTATGGAAAATGTCGATACCACCGCCTCAACAATTTGAACACTCTAATTCTGTCACCACCTTCATCCCTAGTCGATAAGAATCGCGAAAATCCTTAAGAGACAAATAACATCTTTGAAGCATCAATCAAAAACAATATAGAAcacaccaaaaacaaaaatcaaaaggtAATCTCCCACTCCAATAAAcccattaacaaaaaaaatcaagcaTCAATTGTGGTCTTCGAAGTCAGAAAAGCGAGAATCGTTTCAATGTCGTCTGAGCCAGGAAGACCGAGTCACGTTGAGTTAGCAAGAATCGTTTCATTGATGATTTGCTTAAAGCAGAAGGAAGCAAAATGAGGGGGAAAGAAATATTGTGAGGATCAAACAGAATTATTTTCCCAATGTTTGAAACGCCACGtcattcttatttttcttgTGAGAGTGTTCATAAAATTAAGcattttcctataaaaaaaactaggttCGATCTTCATTGAtaacattgtaaaccaaaaaagaaCAAATCCGTGCTTGTTTAAATTGACAAAATCATAGTGAACTTCAAGAATCGACAAAAACTACactttaaaaacaaaatcacactGAATTATTGTGACCTCCTTTATTCTTCACAACTAAACTAAATATTTGGGATTGGGAACCCCGTCCATTTTTCGAATTTCTCCCAAAAAATCGTCATTGGGAAGGAGCCGAAGAGGCATAAATTTTGGACCCAAAGATCTAGTTAGAAAAGATGGCCATGCAGTCTAAATGCTGATTTAAGAATAACATTTGCCATccaaaaaataatgtaaaaagcTCCCATATTGATATAATGTGATTGCTAGTTACAACAGAACTCGTGAAGAGGAATTAATCGACATCATGAAACAGGCTCTTAAATCCGTTAAAACTTGTAGCTTAAGCAATTGCACCCACACAAGCAGTGGCTGGAGCAGCTTCCAGTTGTTTCTTTGTAGAACTGTACTTTTTGGTAATAAACCTGGTAGACAAATCAACAAAAGTTAACACATTCAGAATTGAGTAAGATTTTGAGTGATAAAAGTTATTGAAAGATTAACAGTTGAATTTGTGGAAAAACAATATATGCACTTGCATAACAAGCTAAACTGCAAAATTGTTGAAATCTAATTTCATTTTCTAATGATACgtttattattagtttattactTTGTTCACTCTGAAATGCACCCTTTCACTAAAAGAGCCAACCCTATTATTGAACTGTATTAACACAGtcaatgtatataaattaaatcctaTGATTCTGAGAACAATAACAGAACAGCCCCTACATTTCTAGGAAAGGCGAATGATATCCCTATTCAccatttagtttaattttttgacagCACCCTCtaactttgtgtttgtttattataataaaaatcacttttttttaaataaaatcatctttagtttgtttggatacaacttataaaagtgatttttttaattacaaataactttcttcttttaacatttcttttctccctcctctaaaaaaaatctattattttataagctacacttagtagcttctcatttttagcttctgattattttaaaaatctataacaaacagatgcaaaacaattaaaagtgattattttttataaaaaaagtgatttttttccaaaataaacgACCTCTAAATCATAAACATAAGTAATAATTCAGACATCGAACTTGAAAAGGTGAATCGAAAAGTAACATTAggactttttaaaaatagagaGCAATATCAGGACCTTTTAAATCGAAAAGTAACATTTTTgcagaacaaaaagaaaatagttGCATATTTTTTGGAATAAAAGTTCCATAAAAATGAAAGTTATCAACTGTGAATAACATATTGAAATTTTAAGTATAAACAACGGACACAACTCAGAG from Trifolium pratense cultivar HEN17-A07 linkage group LG1, ARS_RC_1.1, whole genome shotgun sequence includes these protein-coding regions:
- the LOC123924354 gene encoding magnesium/proton exchanger isoform X1, which gives rise to MVGYLSSILGYAEKCDSYLIFSGETALGNSVRIVLYFLGLAYCFIGLSAITARFFQSMENVVKHSREVVVIDPVTKAEIITHEKVWNYTIADISLLAFGTSFPQISLATIDAIRNLGNLYAGGLGPGTLVGSAAFDLFPIHAVCVVIPKAGELKKIADLGVWIVELFWSFWAYIWLYIILEVWTPNVITLLEALLTVLQYGLLLIHAYAQDKRWPYISLPIARDERPEDWVPEEIPRQKSLETVECSEITHFNEENRDTVDIFSIHSENSRDTYVRVPQTDDAENSGKFMETELEDTCLLTIWRQQFVDALTVCNFFQQVESQKSKKMDNIYTRIAKIFWQLLLLPWRFMFAFVPPCHIAHGWISFICSLIFISGIAYIVTKITDLISCVTGINAYVIAFTALAGGTSWPDLVASKIAAERQKTADSAIANITCSNSVNIYVGIGVPWLIDTLYNFIAYREPLRIQNAGGLSFSLIVFFATSVGCISVLVLRRIVFGAELGGPRLWAWITCAFFMLLWVIFVVLSSLKVSGFI
- the LOC123924354 gene encoding magnesium/proton exchanger isoform X2, with amino-acid sequence MVGYLSSILGYAEKCDSYLIFSGETALGNSVRIVLYFLGLAYCFIGLSAITARFFQSMENVVKHSREVVVIDPVTKAEIITHEKVWNYTIADISLLAFGTSFPQISLATIDAIRNLGNLYAGGLGPGTLVGSAAFDLFPIHAVCVVIPKAGELKKIADLGVWIVELFWSFWAYIWLYIILEVWTPNVITLLEALLTVLQYGLLLIHAYAQDKRWPYISLPIARDERPEDWVPEEIPRQKSLETVECSEITHFNEENRDTVDIFSIHSENSRDTYVRVPQTDDAENSGKFMETELEDTCLLTIWRQQFVDALTVESQKSKKMDNIYTRIAKIFWQLLLLPWRFMFAFVPPCHIAHGWISFICSLIFISGIAYIVTKITDLISCVTGINAYVIAFTALAGGTSWPDLVASKIAAERQKTADSAIANITCSNSVNIYVGIGVPWLIDTLYNFIAYREPLRIQNAGGLSFSLIVFFATSVGCISVLVLRRIVFGAELGGPRLWAWITCAFFMLLWVIFVVLSSLKVSGFI